One Puntigrus tetrazona isolate hp1 chromosome 25, ASM1883169v1, whole genome shotgun sequence genomic window, taaaataaaatgaataactaaaatgaaaatgtgaaatgtcttggcaggtttagggttagggttagttttaTTGAAGGTTATCAAGGTGCTGAAATTACtaaaattcaaatgtttaaaatctaattaaaataaattaaaacaaaatctgaaaataaaaagctaattcacaatattaataaatactaaaacatattacatattatattattataataataatattgtatataataaaagtatcgttagaaataataataaaatacatattacaataatattgtaggaaatatataaataataataacttaaacaAAAGCTAACTTACAAAagatcaaaatacaaaaaactagttagatatgttaataaatacaaaaaaacatgttaatattttatattataattatttatatttacgtatttcattataaataaaatatatgaataaatagcacaaataatgaaaatgttttacatatcataataaaaattagtggaaagtatattaaaatattaatcgtgtatattaaaaatgactaaaaagatATAACATGTACAAATAAAGGTTAATTAAAagcatgaataaatactgtatataaaagaaCAGCAGTGTGGTGCCCAGGTTACGCCAGCAAACCAACCTTGGctaattttacctttttttctttaggaaacaaaacaaaatggcaatcaacacatttaagaaaaagaaatgacttatgaaagtacatttaattaattaagtggttgaagggatagttcaccaaaaaattaccccataatttACTTACCCTTAAGACATTCTAGGTGTTTATGACTTTCTTGTGTGAGTTTGCAATGGCAGTGAATGGCTATTAGTATGgatatggatatttttcttacaaaaaaagtacaggAGGGTTTTATTCACCCCCCAGAACCACACAaggcacttttttattttggataaatgCACTTCATTGGACTTCTTTGTTGAAAATGAACACTGCCATTTATAAAGCTTGGAGGAGCCAGGatcatattaaacataaaagtcatatacacctaggatatCTTGATGGATTTCagttttcgggtgaactatccctttaagcaggATGAACTGAACTCTCTGTTTTTTCTGTAGCTGGACTCGGTGTTGTTCGCAGAGTTCCTCTCGTGGAAGGAGAGGCCGGGTCTGGATCGCTCCTCAGCGTTCATCGGCAGGGTGTACAGAGAGGACATCGGGCCCTGTCTTTCGTTCACCTGCTCTGAGGTGTGTGCGAGTGCACTTGTCTTCCTCCGAgcgtgtgttttctctctctctctgacgaTCTGTTCTCCTCCTCCAGCTGTCTCAGTCGGTTCAGTGCGCCGTGGAGAACAACTCTCTGACCATCGAGCCCGTCGCCTCGTCGTCTCTGCACACGCTCAAAGCCCTCGAATGCGGAGGACCCAAGTAAGTCCTGTATGAACAAAACGCATCCGGCACTTTCTTTCACGCTTTTAGCCAATCAGAcgaatttaaagggatagtgcacCCAAAAACGGCACCCTCCTGTCAAAGCTGTAGGACCTTCATTCATCagaagaacacaaatgaagatatttttgctgaaaCCTAAGGGCTCtaaatatctttaatttgtgttctgaaaatgaacgaaggtcttacaggtttggatcgacatgaggctgagtaattaatgacagaagtttcacttttgggtgaactgtccctttaaggaaTCATTTACTGATTCAAATAATGtgcattacatatattttattaatacaatgaCAGATCCACTTAAAATCTTTTGATCTCTTTTCAAATTTAACAGAATGCAAATTACGATTTACTTTGCAAATTACCTAAACAGTCTAACtagctactgaaaaaaaaaaaaatgtctggtGTAATGGAATAGATATTTTGCCAggaattaatgaattattaatgcttatttatttgttcttaaaaaaaaaaaaaaaaaaaaaaataaaataaaatatataaatatatatatatatatatatatatatatatatatatatatatatatatatatatatatatatatatatgattaaatgatcttattttattttatatcaccATAGCATGCACACCAACAGCTCTTAGACTGTTTCTCCTAGCTTCCACGTTTCTTTAGTCCAGATCAAAGTTAAACGCCTCTGACTCTGCATCCTGGGGGGCATCAAACGCGCGTGAATCAGACCGATTGCTCTTTAATCACTCTTTGATTTGGGGTTGTTTTCACAGCGGTTGCCGGACACCCATAGAAACGTAAGTCAATGCAAGAACCAAATGTGCATGAAATCCTGTTTACACTAACACATCGTTCTTTTTCTGTCTGGAgaatattattcatttgaaattaatatattttttaaatttatttttaacatataattcagttatttcgtatatatatatattttttttgcgaAAACCCCTCACCTTGCAGCGTGCATCTCACTTTGTGTAATTcatagaatatttattatttattttatattatatatttaaggtTAAAAGTATTTAGTCTCACACGACTGAAGAACAGGTTTTCcgtgtgtttgtttcttgctGGGCGTGTCGTTGCTGGCCTTGTATCTTATTGGCTGTTTAGtgatttgattgacagctccATTGACCTGTGCTCTCCTTTCCTTGAACAGCAAATGTGCTTTGAGCGGCATGTCCCGCCCCTGCCGACATCGCATCAAACTGGGAGATAAAGAGAATTACTACTATATATCTCCGTCTAGCAGAGCACGAGTGCGTGTTTATACTGTATACTCTTCATTCTTCATAACCAGATGCTCATTTCAGGACTGGGTTAATAAACGGCGTTCTCTCCTCACAGATCACAGCCGTGTGTAATTTCTTCACTTACATCAGGTACATCCAGCAGGGCCTCGTCAGACAGGACGgtgagattaaaaataaataaataaataaataaaattttatttgatatataaaaaataaataaaaaaatatatatatatatatatatatatatatatatatatatatatatatatatatatatatatatatatatatatatatatataaaattttatttgatatatatgcacattttatataaaattgcatgtgaaaaatctgtatttctttaagttttatattttttattaattaatgtgtatatgtacattttgtatgcattcacaattaattatttttatatgtatacatcaatatataaaactattttattttgtattatttttaataagtatCTATTACTGTTTTCTATGTGTCCCTGGTCATAAATAGCATAAgtatgtttgtagcaatagccaagaATATTGGTCAAAATTGtccaatttttcttttatgccaaaaaatcattaggacattaagaTCATAtttcattaagatattttgtacctACCGCAAATATAAcgaaacttaattttttaatagcAATAAGCATTATTAAGGACttcaataacaatatataattatgtagaAATTATTAATTGCCAAATATTATCCTAGCCTAagaaaccatacatcaatggaagcttattatttatatttatttagttttcagaCGATAAACACTTATTACTGGTATTGTGGCCCAGGTtcatatatatagtatgcattttctatatattttatatttaaattgctatatgtaaattaaaaatgattcataaaaatttatatacaatatttatgtagtttaatatacattataaatgtgtgcgtgagtgtttttttatttattgcaatacaGTATATCAAACAAACATTTCCTGTGGTTGCAGTCCAGCAGATGTTTTGGGAAGTGATGCGTCTGCGGAGAGAGATGAGCGTGGCCAAGCTGGGATATTTCCTGACGGAGCAGAGCTAGAGAAGCAGAACACGAAACACGAAACACGGCGAGGTCATCTTGACTTCCCCCCAAACACTCCCATGCTGCTGTTATCCAGGGAAGCACTACAGAAGAGCCCCCAGAACTGTGCTCCCGGCTCTGGGAAAGACTGAATGCAATAACTGTGCCGCTTCCTTAACACCGAGGTAAACGTTTACAAGACAtttaagtgaaaaataaagCCGTTTTTCCATTTACCGGCGTGTAGAAACGTTAAAAAGTTACACTTCCTCCCGCTCAGAACGCTCaatttatctcacaattccgttttttttttttttttttttttttcggaatTCCCGAACGATTCTAAATTTCTCTCggaattcgatttttttttttttgtaacacagcaaaaaaagtttttatccTACGCTTCTTTAAAAGTTTATATTGCACAATCTCGACTTTGCTTCTCAGAACTGCTATTCTGTGAGATGATTTAAACGCAATTTCGCGTTTTTTTTCGTTCCGcggcaaaa contains:
- the rab3il1 gene encoding guanine nucleotide exchange factor for Rab-3A isoform X1 — its product is MSRLRSSSLEIKEKGTEFLREQLDAAQKELKLKDEECVRLSHVRNQLEQELEELTASLFEEAHKMVREANVKQAAAEKQLKEAQGKIDVLQAEVSALKTLVLTSTPSSPNRQLHPQLLSPGSSRAPSRPGGHTRNKSASGALQLQTEAAPMDAATNREDKELDSVLFAEFLSWKERPGLDRSSAFIGRVYREDIGPCLSFTCSELSQSVQCAVENNSLTIEPVASSSLHTLKALECGGPNGCRTPIETKCALSGMSRPCRHRIKLGDKENYYYISPSSRARITAVCNFFTYIRYIQQGLVRQDVQQMFWEVMRLRREMSVAKLGYFLTEQS
- the rab3il1 gene encoding guanine nucleotide exchange factor for Rab-3A isoform X2 — translated: MSRLRSSSLEIKEKGTEFLREQLDAAQKELKLKDEECVRLSHVRNQLEQELEELTASLFEEAHKMVREANVKQAAAEKQLKEAQGKIDVLQAEVSALKTLVLTSTPSSPNRQLHPQLLSPGSSRAPSRPGGHTRNKSASGALQLQTEAAPMDAATNREDKELDSVLFAEFLSWKERPGLDRSSAFIGRVYREDIGPCLSFTCSELSQSVQCAVENNSLTIEPVASSSLHTLKALECGGPNKCALSGMSRPCRHRIKLGDKENYYYISPSSRARITAVCNFFTYIRYIQQGLVRQDVQQMFWEVMRLRREMSVAKLGYFLTEQS